Proteins co-encoded in one Puntigrus tetrazona isolate hp1 chromosome 20, ASM1883169v1, whole genome shotgun sequence genomic window:
- the cfap206 gene encoding cilia- and flagella-associated protein 206 isoform X2, with product MTTTTQRSAASISRRTSVALGLRSRSCECRVEMSSAQAEGVIRNIIREISQTCLSRGQSLSETLIAFMVKSVVLDPRNRFNVDRTLTKRDVQKLIELCVDRLMDQTSSTLNTIKMQVYFDMNYTSRREFLEVQQKVLKARLLSLSREITDSRAKTRDDLKNLYGKIVSYVIQCSNLGSATDINTVRETTAALQSVFPQAQLATFMALLKPDKEQQLSELALIVSGIRLFNKDSRKGGEGIQNLPALLNETLPAAAADTERQLAGCERLAWQHTALLEKMSEAPEGPVPPDPLRQALYNTRQHEAFLRLILADIIQSAKEVTRLQSELRTQMTLVKDTVHTRSTVPTSQVFPRFTALAWLWAGLEGEMLLLSMLTNVASGLRAFSSAPSLLSPDQLEPLLHGLRVPTDEDRRSETAEERVVESEMSSSEWCFPESTAHFEDVPLQYKGFCGFALVKNNGLLLPGNPNIGVLKHKEKYYAFSSRSAAYEFALQADEFIAAAVEMAKRQPELIQLLQLHQEFASVTPYSESGEKLLVKSISKSDASMQTETHPLETNIVKSYEWNEWELRRKAIKLANLRNKVTRSMQTHSSHMRRHNSTQTFLPKDASSQTKRDGDSNVPKPQVYLSGLRGGTNTMKLDLTRAVDE from the exons ATGACAACCACAACACAACGGTCAGCCGCGAGCATCTCAAGACGAACCTCCGTAGCGTTAGGGTTAAGGTCAAGGTCGTGTGAGTGTCGTGTGGAGATGTCGAGCGCTCAGGCGGAAGGCGTTATCAGGAACATCATCCGGGAAATCTCTCAGACGTGTTTAAGCCGAGGACAGAGTCTGTCTGAGACGCTCATCGCCTTCATG GTCAAAAGCGTCGTTCTGGACCCCCGGAACCGCTTTAACGTGGACAGGACTCTTACGAAACGAGATGTGCAGAAACTCATTGAG CTGTGTGTGGACAGACTGATGGACCAGACGAGCTCCACTCTGAACACCATTAAGATGCAGGTCTACTTCGACATGAACTACACATCTCGAC gagagTTCCTGGAGGTTCAGCAGAAGGTGCTGAAGGCCCGTCTGCTGTCTCTGAGCAGAGAGATCACAGACTCCCGAGCCAAGACCAGAGACGACCTCAAGAACCTGTACGGCAAAATAGTCAGCTATGTCATCCAGTGCTCCAACCTCGGCTCGGCCACGGACATCAACACCGTGAGAGAAACCACAG CGGCTCTGCAGAGCGTCTTTCCTCAGGCTCAGCTGGCGACCTTCATGGCTCTTCTGAAACCCGACAAAGAGCAGCAGCTGAGCGAGCTCGCTCTGATCGTCAGCGGCATACGCCTCTTCAACAAGGACAGCAGGAAAGGAGGAGAGGGCATCCAGAACC TGCCGGCCCTTCTGAACGAGACGCTCCCGGCCGCGGCcgcagacacagagagacagctGGCGGGGTGTGAGCGCTTGGCCTGGCAGCACACGGCCCTGCTGGAGAAGATGAGCGAGGCCCCCGAGGGCCCCGTCCCCCCAGACCCGCTCAGACAGGCTCTGTACAACACACGGCAGCACGAGGCCTTCCTCAGACTCATACTG GCGGACATCATCCAGAGCGCCAAGGAAGTGACTCGTTTACAGTCTGAGCTGAGGACTCAGATGACGCTCGTGAAGGACACCGTGCACACCAGGAGCACAGTGCCGACTTCACAAGTGTTC CCTCGTTTCACAGCGCTGGCTTGGCTCTGGGCAGGACTGGAAGGAGAGATGCTGCTCCTGAGCATGCTCACTAACGTGGCGTCCGGCCTGAGAGCGTTCTCATCAGCACCGTCCCTGCTGAGCCCGGATCAGCTGGAGCCGCTGCTGCACGGACTGCGGGTGCCAACGGACGAGGACAGACGCTCTGAGACAGCAG AGGAGCGTGTGGTTGAGTCTGAGATGAGCTCGAGTGAATGGTGTTTTCCTGAGAGCACAGCTCACTTTGAGGACGTGCCGCTGCAGTATAAGGGCTTCTGTGGCTTCGCCCTTGTGAAGAACAACGGCCTTTTACTGCCAG GCAATCCGAACATCGGCGTCCTAAAGCACAAGGAGAAATACTACGCCTTCAGCTCCAGGAGCGCTGCGTACGAGTTCGCCCTTCAAGCAGACGAGTTTATAGCCGCTGCGGTGGAGATGGCGAAGAGACAGCCGGAGCTCATCCAGCTGCTGCAGCTGCATCAGGAGTTCGCCAGCGTGACGCCCTACTCTGAG TCGGGAGAGAAGCTGCTGGTGAAGAGCATCTCTAAAAGTGACGCCAGCATGCAGACAGAGACACACCCTCTGGAGACCAACATTGTGAAGTCCTACGAGTGGAACGAGTGGGAGCTCAGAAGAAAAGCCATTAAGCTG GCCAATCTGCGGAATAAAGTCACACGCTCCATGCAGACGCACTCGAGTCACATGAGACGACACAACAGCACTCAGACGTTCCTCCCTAAAGACGCCTCCAGCCAGACGAAGCGGGACGGAGACAGTAACGTACCCAAACCTCAGGTGTACCTGTCAGGACTGAGAGGAGGAACGAACACGATGAAGCTGGATCTGACCAGAGCTGTTGACGAGTGA
- the cfap206 gene encoding cilia- and flagella-associated protein 206 isoform X1: protein MTTTTQRSAASISRRTSVALGLRSRSCECRVEMSSAQAEGVIRNIIREISQTCLSRGQSLSETLIAFMVKSVVLDPRNRFNVDRTLTKRDVQKLIELCVDRLMDQTSSTLNTIKMQVYFDMNYTSRREFLEVQQKVLKARLLSLSREITDSRAKTRDDLKNLYGKIVSYVIQCSNLGSATDINTVRETTAALQSVFPQAQLATFMALLKPDKEQQLSELALIVSGIRLFNKDSRKGGEGIQNLPALLNETLPAAAADTERQLAGCERLAWQHTALLEKMSEAPEGPVPPDPLRQALYNTRQHEAFLRLILADIIQSAKEVTRLQSELRTQMTLVKDTVHTRSTVPTSQVFPRFTALAWLWAGLEGEMLLLSMLTNVASGLRAFSSAPSLLSPDQLEPLLHGLRVPTDEDRRSETAEERVVESEMSSSEWCFPESTAHFEDVPLQYKGFCGFALVKNNGLLLPGNPNIGVLKHKEKYYAFSSRSAAYEFALQADEFIAAAVEMAKRQPELIQLLQLHQEFASVTPYSEMQSGEKLLVKSISKSDASMQTETHPLETNIVKSYEWNEWELRRKAIKLANLRNKVTRSMQTHSSHMRRHNSTQTFLPKDASSQTKRDGDSNVPKPQVYLSGLRGGTNTMKLDLTRAVDE, encoded by the exons ATGACAACCACAACACAACGGTCAGCCGCGAGCATCTCAAGACGAACCTCCGTAGCGTTAGGGTTAAGGTCAAGGTCGTGTGAGTGTCGTGTGGAGATGTCGAGCGCTCAGGCGGAAGGCGTTATCAGGAACATCATCCGGGAAATCTCTCAGACGTGTTTAAGCCGAGGACAGAGTCTGTCTGAGACGCTCATCGCCTTCATG GTCAAAAGCGTCGTTCTGGACCCCCGGAACCGCTTTAACGTGGACAGGACTCTTACGAAACGAGATGTGCAGAAACTCATTGAG CTGTGTGTGGACAGACTGATGGACCAGACGAGCTCCACTCTGAACACCATTAAGATGCAGGTCTACTTCGACATGAACTACACATCTCGAC gagagTTCCTGGAGGTTCAGCAGAAGGTGCTGAAGGCCCGTCTGCTGTCTCTGAGCAGAGAGATCACAGACTCCCGAGCCAAGACCAGAGACGACCTCAAGAACCTGTACGGCAAAATAGTCAGCTATGTCATCCAGTGCTCCAACCTCGGCTCGGCCACGGACATCAACACCGTGAGAGAAACCACAG CGGCTCTGCAGAGCGTCTTTCCTCAGGCTCAGCTGGCGACCTTCATGGCTCTTCTGAAACCCGACAAAGAGCAGCAGCTGAGCGAGCTCGCTCTGATCGTCAGCGGCATACGCCTCTTCAACAAGGACAGCAGGAAAGGAGGAGAGGGCATCCAGAACC TGCCGGCCCTTCTGAACGAGACGCTCCCGGCCGCGGCcgcagacacagagagacagctGGCGGGGTGTGAGCGCTTGGCCTGGCAGCACACGGCCCTGCTGGAGAAGATGAGCGAGGCCCCCGAGGGCCCCGTCCCCCCAGACCCGCTCAGACAGGCTCTGTACAACACACGGCAGCACGAGGCCTTCCTCAGACTCATACTG GCGGACATCATCCAGAGCGCCAAGGAAGTGACTCGTTTACAGTCTGAGCTGAGGACTCAGATGACGCTCGTGAAGGACACCGTGCACACCAGGAGCACAGTGCCGACTTCACAAGTGTTC CCTCGTTTCACAGCGCTGGCTTGGCTCTGGGCAGGACTGGAAGGAGAGATGCTGCTCCTGAGCATGCTCACTAACGTGGCGTCCGGCCTGAGAGCGTTCTCATCAGCACCGTCCCTGCTGAGCCCGGATCAGCTGGAGCCGCTGCTGCACGGACTGCGGGTGCCAACGGACGAGGACAGACGCTCTGAGACAGCAG AGGAGCGTGTGGTTGAGTCTGAGATGAGCTCGAGTGAATGGTGTTTTCCTGAGAGCACAGCTCACTTTGAGGACGTGCCGCTGCAGTATAAGGGCTTCTGTGGCTTCGCCCTTGTGAAGAACAACGGCCTTTTACTGCCAG GCAATCCGAACATCGGCGTCCTAAAGCACAAGGAGAAATACTACGCCTTCAGCTCCAGGAGCGCTGCGTACGAGTTCGCCCTTCAAGCAGACGAGTTTATAGCCGCTGCGGTGGAGATGGCGAAGAGACAGCCGGAGCTCATCCAGCTGCTGCAGCTGCATCAGGAGTTCGCCAGCGTGACGCCCTACTCTGAG ATGCAGTCGGGAGAGAAGCTGCTGGTGAAGAGCATCTCTAAAAGTGACGCCAGCATGCAGACAGAGACACACCCTCTGGAGACCAACATTGTGAAGTCCTACGAGTGGAACGAGTGGGAGCTCAGAAGAAAAGCCATTAAGCTG GCCAATCTGCGGAATAAAGTCACACGCTCCATGCAGACGCACTCGAGTCACATGAGACGACACAACAGCACTCAGACGTTCCTCCCTAAAGACGCCTCCAGCCAGACGAAGCGGGACGGAGACAGTAACGTACCCAAACCTCAGGTGTACCTGTCAGGACTGAGAGGAGGAACGAACACGATGAAGCTGGATCTGACCAGAGCTGTTGACGAGTGA